A genomic stretch from Scheffersomyces stipitis CBS 6054 chromosome 6, complete sequence includes:
- a CDS encoding DNA binding protein (go_function DNA binding~go_process regulation of transcription, DNA-dependent), with protein MDHSQHQLHQKLDDSYLLQSGSSGDSQQQSQQQQQQQQQQQHQQSLQHQQSLQHQNIQHQNQHIAYKQPQQSPSFPYNQHQHLQLQQQQQKQYHYDFNAQLQHQHDPQHELHQQQLQQQQYAQYYQQQPQNQQNQEQHTQAQQHQQLQQNQQAQQVQQAQQVQQAHQQSQSFLEPSNPILVGSSSLDLESMKGPASKKKKTRKSDHGSHGDDGDSELKQLAFQTAEVPLDQLAARIKQLEADEPAPSSIQGQPTSPRSVESHKVRENKERQRQLFGMVWLLNSCESSPTAVVPRNRIYARYVQVCADNSLTPLSPASFGKLVRILFPNLTTRRLGMRGQSKYHYCGIKLNGERLMPSSLQVPQPMSQSQLVGNMAMSGSGSQQIQSPISSSNSSVSFEDSPRSSSHLHTPSYTPIQSPSITSANSIADQLPSVSHLKYIPNLLALLNENSQTTSNPYSPIQLPSIYPFLPRDNDYDIADTLYSLYKVHINSIFESLRFMQLKKLFSSFNSFNSILTAPVFKLYTSDTVLEWVKQCDIIMYKRMIRMLNKLSLQFMIPQEVISQLKQISSGYIRALTNNLLNNKVSKNFVIMKLKVAKSFINLLNRLIKIIETGQSASRILCDVNEKNGMNHDWMKLDIQDIISREIPCGDKNIDVLSTILKSDVVNLLNTKQSERPVIDNAIMNQFANYISELPGKFQDVNPRLFILLTSNLLTTCLREISLTGGQGFGAWWIVRCWVDEYLAWCFEIGGFLQDDFKKPEDSPQDQDTSKENAGNEEGKNSSADNSTALASGSGDNSDANFSGMNNPESFDLSNIDLGSSAINPNSSLGAVDLLDGTYGTDPQNPAVVSSNVSSVAAATNEILIKYETNVESILG; from the exons ATGGACCACAGCCAACACCAGCTTCATCAGAAGTTGGACGACTCATACCTCTTGCAATCAGGAAGCTCGGGAGACTCTCAGCAACAGCtgcagcaacaacaacagcagcagcaacagcaacagcatcaACAGAGTCTCCAGCATCAACAGAGTCTCCAGCATCAAAATATTCAGCATCAGAAT CAACATATTGCTTACAAGCAGCCTCAGCAGAGTCCTTCATTTCCATACAACCAGCATCAGCATTTGCAGttgcaacagcaacaacagaagCAGTACCATTACGACTTCAACGCACAACTCCAGCATCAGCACGATCCGCAACATGAGCTccaccaacaacagcttcagcagcaacagTATGCTCAGTACTACCAGCAGCAACcccaaaatcaacaaaatcaagaacagcACACTCAAGCACAACAGCATCAGCAACTTcagcaaaatcaacaagCCCAGCAAGTTCAGCAAGcccaacaagttcaacaagctcATCAACAGTCTCAATCCTTTCTTGAGCCAAGTAACCCTATACTTGTaggatcttcttctcttgacTTGGAGTCCATGAAGGGGCCAGccagcaagaagaagaagacgagaAAGTCTGACCATGGATCACATGGTGATGATGGCGACTCGGAGTTGAAGCAGTTGGCGTTCCAAACTGCCGAAGTTCCGCTAGACCAGCTTGCTGCACGTATCAAGCAGTTGGAAGCCGACGAGCCGGCTCCTAGTTCAATTCAAGGGCAGCCCACTTCTCCTCGTAGTGTAGAGAGCCATAAGGTCAGAGAGAATAAGGAGAGACAACGTCAATTGTTTGGAATGGTGTGGTTACTCAACTCGTGTGAGTCCCTGCCTACTGCTGTAGTACCTCGTAATCGTATTTATGCTCGTTATGTTCAGGTATGCGCTGATAACAGTTTGACTCCATTGTCTCCAGCCAGTTTCGGAAAGTTGGTGAGAATCTTATTCCCTAACTTGACGACTAGACGGTTGGGAATGAGGGGCCAGTCCAAGTACCATTACTGTGggatcaagttgaatgGAGAAAGACTCATGCCACTGCTGCTCCAGGTGCCCCAGCCTATGCTGCAGCTGCAGCTAGTGGGCAACATGGCTATGTCTGGGTCGGGACTGCAACAGATCCAGTcgccaatttcttcttccaactcgTCGGTGTCATTTGAAGATTCGCCTAGATCCTCTTCTCATCTTCACACTCCATCATACACTCCTATTCAGTCACCTTCTATAACCAGTGCCAACTCCATTGCCGACCAGCTTCCTCTGGTTTCGCACTTGAAGTACATCCCCAACTTGCTTGCATTGTTGAATGAGAATTCACAGACCACGTCTAACCCCTACTCTCCTATTCAGTTGCCGTCCATCTACCCGTTTTTACCAAGAGACAATGACTACGACATTGCTGATACTTTGTACTCATTATACAAGGTGCACATCAACTCGATCTTCGAGTCGCTCCGGTTCAtgcagttgaagaaattgttcTCCTCcttcaacagcttcaacaGCATTTTGACAGCACCTGTTTTCAAACTCTACACAAGCGATACTGTGCTTGAGTGGGTCAAGCAGTGTGACATCATCATGTACAAGAGGATGATCAGgatgttgaacaagttgctGTTGCAGTTCATGATTCCACAGGAGGTCATTTCGCAGTTGAAGCAGATATCTTCGGGATACATCAGAGCCTTGACCAACAACCTCTTAAACAACAAAGTATCCAAAAACTTTGTCatcatgaagttgaaggttGCAAAGAGCTTCATCAACCTCTTGAATCGTTTAATCAAGATCATCGAGACTGGCCAACTGGCTTCTCGGATTTTGTGCGACGTCAACGAGAAGAACGGAATGAATCACGATTGGATGAAGTTGGATATCCAGGACATCATTTCGCGCGAGATTCCTTGTGGAGATAAAAACATAGACGTATTGTCTACGATCTTGAAGAGTGACGTcgtcaacttgttgaata CCAAGCAAAGCGAAAGACCAGTTATCGATAATGCCATAATGAACCAGTTCGCCAATTACATCTCGGAACTACCAGGTAAGTTTCAGGACGTTAATCCCAGATTATTCATCTTGCTCACAAGCAACTTGCTCACTACTTGTTTAAGAGAGATTAGTTTAACGGGAGGTCAAGGTTTTGGTGCCTGGTGGATTGTCAGATGTTGGGTGGATGAGTATCTCGCATGGTGTTTTGAGATTGGAGGTTTCTTACAAGACGACTTTAAGAAGCCTGAAGACTCTCCACAAGACCAAGATACATCCAAAGAAAATGCAGGTAACGAAGAGGGTAAAAATAGCAGTGCTGATAACAGTACTGCGTTAGCATCTGGCTCGGGAGACAACTCCGATGCCAATTTCAGTGGCATGAACAACCCTGAGTCGTTTGACTTATCCAATATTGATCTTGGAAGTTCAGCCATTAACCCTAATTCCTCTTTGGGGGCCGTAGACTTGTTGGATGGCACGTATGGTACCGATCCACAAAACCCGGCTGTCGTGAGTTCCAACGTTTCTTCggttgctgctgctaccAATGAGATCCTCATCAAGTACGAAACTAACGTAGAAAGCATTTTGGGCTGA
- a CDS encoding predicted protein → MNESPTQERYLSSPREVLVYQIEKFLQARQKFTCSGLEILFNNNKHVQLINSDKGPDKRGLAFTSKPPPLKPILQLDPLVRSYPHGGVPTESNIDPKNVSARTLKILRSQILERSIIRATESSAARSGPSNWNGETYKLAIKLFLACVLDPNYSNMVYSLTSHTSNIHKTSHLGQELELYVENLLLAIDIIDADSVLSKKGTLLEDSIRTLVHIMAVNYATVIIGDSPAQFFDITFALINHSCFPNVLPVVSDDCDKIQLVYFNNFVANKTKQLFTNYCYTAIPKELRNADLRNRFFFTCNCWLCKQPHDIFFSYNCNNCNQMICSLNSSNWYLPVSQLDYVNDNKDTCLSCRADFDKRELAKNHSLNGYLLLAMLDPEQDKDDNEALLVFNHRMKLLLQSIISGAISKEEIVRLLLLRVYNFRIPPKKRSIFRKITNDLRNGRYVPGYGFPLSFFLRDLDIDNPQIDGIRTFVASKVVAANQFTRLKEVLQLKFGTELPCRLVESRLIANEHFKEIAQALSQVFSYVVRLRYSGCIPVKIETYMAYSKNTVDSLVDSIKRLISLADNNKIDNICFKRYNMTDHYFQSHLKALYDFAEVQ, encoded by the exons ATGAACGAATCACCAACACAAGAGCGGTACTTGAGCAGTCCGCGGGAAGTGCTCGTCTACCAGATTGAGAAATTCCTACAAGCCAGGCAGAAGTTTACCTGCCTGGGTCTCGAGATTCtcttcaataataataaGCATGTCCAATTAATCAATAGCGACAAGGGTCCAGACAAGAGAGGATTAGCATTTACAAGCAAACCTCCACCTTTGAAACCCATACTTCAGCTTGATCCTCTAGTAAGATCTTACCCTCATGGTGGAGTTCCCACAGAAAGTAATATTGATCCCAAAAATGTTTCTGCCAGAACCTTGAAAATTCTTCGTTCCCAAATACTTGAAAGATCGATAATCAGGGCTACTGAGTCGCTGGCTGCCAGAAGTGGACCTTCCAATTGGAATGGCGAAACTTACAAACTTGCCATCAAGCTCTTTTTGGCCTGTGTTCTAGATCCAAACTATAGCAATATGGTGTATTCGTTGACTTCTCATACCAGCAATATCCACAAGACCAGCCATCTAGGACAGGAATTGGAACTATATGTAGAAAATTTGCTATTGGCAATTGACATTATCGATGCTGACAGTGTTTTGTCAAAGAAGGGGACTTTACTTGAAGACAGTATACGGACGCTAGTTCATATTATGGCAGTGAATTATGCCACTGTCATAATTGGAGACTCGCCAGCACAGTTCTTTGACATCACCTTTGCCTTGATTAACCattcttgttttccaaATGTGTTGCCAGTTGTTCTGGACGATTGCGATAAGATCCAATTGGTATATTTTAATAATTTTGTCGCCAATAAGACCAAGCAATTGTTTACAAACTACTGTTATACAGCCATTCCTAAAGAATTGAGAAACGCTGACTTGAGAAAccggttcttcttcacctgTAATTGCTGGTTATGCAAGCAGCCCCATGACATCTTTTTTTCTTACAACTGTAACAACTGTAACCAGATGATCTGTTCCCtcaactcttccaattgGTATCTTCCTGTCAGCCAACTCGATTACGTTAACGACAATAAGGATACTTGTCTTTCGTGTAGAGCAGACTTTGACAAACGAGAGTTGGCAAAGAACCATTCTTTGAATGGGTATCTATTGCTAGCCATGTTAGATCCTGAACAAGACAAGGATGACAATGAGGCACTACTAGTCTTCAACCATCGAATGAAGTTATTGCTACAGAGCATCATCTCGGGAGCaatttccaaagaagaaatagttAGATTGCTTCTACTTCGAGTCTACAATTTCAGGATACCTCCTAAGAAAAGGAGcattttcagaaaaatCACAAATGACCTTCGCAATGGACGCTATGTTCCTGGTTACGGGTTTCCTTTGAGTTTTTTCCTCCGCGACTTAGACATAGATAATCCTCAGATTGATGGCATCCGGACATTTGTTGCTAGCAAGGTTGTAGCAGCTAATCAGTTCACCAGACTTAAGGAAGTattgcaattgaaatttggTACGGAGCTTCCGTGTAGATTAGTCGAACTGAGATTAATAGCCAACGAGCACTTCAAAGAGATTGCCCAGGCGTTGAGTCAGGTATTTTCATACGTTGTAAGACTCAGATACAGTGGCTGTATTCCGGTAAAAATAG AAACGTATATGGCATATTCCAAGAATACGGTAGACAGTCTAGTCGATAGCATCAAGCGCTTGATAAGCTTGGCGGACAATAACAAGATCGACAACATCTGCTTCAAGCGCTACAACATGACCGATCACTACTTCCAGTCTCACTTGAAAGCATTGTACGACTTTGCTGAAGTTCAG
- the LST8 gene encoding protein required for amino acid permease transport from the Golgi to the cell surface — protein sequence MSVILASAGYDHTIRFWDALTGVCSRTIQHTDSQVNRLEITSDKRFLAAAGNLYVRLYDIRQAGTTHGNSNNNSNNNNNNNPVMTFEGHTNNVTSLAFQIENKWMVTSSEDGTVKVWDVRAPSVQRSYKHHSPVNEVVIHPNQGELISCDQDGNIRIWDLGENQCTHHLIPEDDVPINSLSVASDGSMLVAGNNKGNCYVWKMQNQRDITSLTPVTKFRSHSKYITRVLLSTDMKHLATCSADHTARIWSTEQNFNLETTLQGHQRWVWDCAFSADSAYLVTACSDHYVRLWDLSNSETVRQYNGHHKGAVCVALNDV from the exons ATGTCTGTCATCTTAGCCTCTGCTGGCTATGATCATACGATCCGGTTCTGGGATGCTTTGACTGGGGTATGTTCCCGTACCATTCAACACACTGACTCTCAAGTCAATCGGTTAGAAATCACATCCGACAAACGATTTCTTGCTGCGGCTGGAAATTTGTATGTGAGACTTTACGATATACGACAAGCTGGCA CCACACACGGtaacagcaacaacaacagcaataataacaacaacaacaatcCCGTGATGACGTTTGAAGGCCACACGAACAACGTGACCTCTTTGGCATTCCAGATAGAGAACAAGTGGATGGTGACGTCGCTGGAAGATGGAACTGTAAAGGTATGGGACGTAAGAGCACCTTCCGTTCAACGGAGTTACAAACATCATTCACCCGTAAACGAAGTCGTGATCCACCCCAATCAAGGTGAGTTGATCAGCTGTGATCAGGATGGAAATATCCGAATTTGGGACTTGGGAGAAAACCAGTGTACCCATCATTTGATTCCAGAAGACGATGTACCGATCAATTCTTTATCCGTAGCCAGTGATGGTTCGATGTTAGTAGCTGGTAACAATAAAGGTAACTGTTATGTGTGGAAGATGCAGAATCAACGCGATATAACGCTGTTGACTCCTGTAACGAAGTTCAGGTCCCATCTGAAATACATCACCAGAGTGCTTCTCCTGACAGATATGAAACACTTGGCCACTTGCTCAGCTGACCATACTGCTCGAATCTGGTCTACGGAGCAGaatttcaatcttgaaaCGACGCTCCAGGGCCACCAGCGCTGGGTATGGGACTGTGCCTTCTCTGCCGACAGTGCCTACTTAGTTACAGCCTGTTCTGACCACTATGTCCGTTTATGGGATTTGTCGAACAGCGAAACTGTCAGACAGTACAACGGGCACCATAAGGGAGCCGTTTGTGTAGCTTTGAATGACGTGTAG